One genomic region from Methanomicrobia archaeon encodes:
- the dnaJ gene encoding molecular chaperone DnaJ, with product MPKKSYYDILGVNKNATEAEIKKAYRKLAKQYHPDVYKGAKSEAEEKFKEISEAYEVLIDKEKRAKYDQIGERVVDEAFGPEGFDWSHFSHYRDVEDIFGSAIFESFFGSAASPGFSSRGGIFDTLFGSREGIERPVRGADVRLQLDITLEEAARGVEKKIEVPMASVCEACGGTGSRSGKSSVCPTCKGSGQVRTVQTRGGARIMQATVCPQCKGMGKATVDLCSVCGGRGMTTKRKKIALKIKKGVPTGYEIKIPKAGRPPESVMGGEPGDLHVLLNVVPHRLFERRGDDLHMTVPISFAHAALGGEVTATTIEGKQVKVTIPPETQTNTKLRLQGLGMPRFGGGNGNLFIEVVVQTPRNLTKKQKDLLKEALVGA from the coding sequence ATGCCAAAGAAGAGCTATTACGACATACTGGGCGTGAATAAGAACGCGACAGAAGCGGAGATAAAAAAAGCGTATCGGAAATTGGCGAAGCAGTACCATCCCGACGTTTACAAAGGTGCTAAGAGTGAGGCGGAAGAGAAATTCAAGGAGATTTCAGAGGCGTACGAAGTACTGATAGACAAGGAGAAACGGGCGAAGTACGATCAAATAGGTGAACGAGTGGTAGACGAAGCCTTTGGACCTGAAGGGTTCGATTGGTCTCATTTCTCACATTACCGGGACGTGGAAGACATCTTTGGTAGCGCGATATTTGAATCGTTCTTTGGCTCTGCTGCGAGTCCGGGCTTTTCCAGTCGAGGTGGGATATTCGACACCCTCTTTGGCTCACGGGAGGGCATTGAAAGACCTGTTCGGGGGGCTGATGTCCGTTTACAGTTGGATATAACGTTAGAAGAAGCGGCACGAGGCGTGGAGAAGAAGATAGAGGTTCCGATGGCGAGCGTCTGTGAAGCGTGCGGGGGGACGGGCTCTCGATCGGGTAAATCGAGCGTCTGTCCCACGTGCAAGGGCAGTGGTCAGGTAAGAACCGTGCAAACCCGAGGCGGAGCCCGTATCATGCAAGCTACGGTCTGTCCGCAATGTAAAGGTATGGGGAAAGCGACGGTTGACCTCTGTAGCGTCTGCGGCGGCCGAGGCATGACAACGAAACGGAAGAAAATCGCGCTGAAGATAAAGAAGGGCGTTCCTACCGGCTATGAGATAAAGATACCAAAAGCAGGGAGACCTCCGGAATCGGTAATGGGCGGCGAACCGGGTGACCTGCACGTTCTACTCAACGTGGTACCCCACCGATTATTTGAACGGCGTGGCGACGATCTTCACATGACCGTGCCGATCAGTTTCGCTCATGCAGCCCTGGGCGGTGAAGTAACGGCCACGACGATCGAGGGCAAGCAGGTGAAGGTAACTATCCCACCGGAGACGCAGACGAACACCAAATTACGCTTGCAGGGGCTGGGAATGCCGCGGTTCGGAGGCGGTAACGGGAACCTGTTCATAGAAGTGGTCGTGCAGACGCCACGGAATCTGACGAAGAAGCAGAAGGACCTGCTAAAAGAGGCGTTAGTTGGTGCATAG
- a CDS encoding Coenzyme F420 hydrogenase/dehydrogenase, beta subunit C-terminal domain: MKSKYYLAWATDDEIRKRGANGGFVTATLVSALETGFIDLAVVIEKKSVYEGIPILTSDPEVVKDSSGSLHGVPLNLAKYVLESAPDKRIGLPVKPCDARGIIELAKRQQINLNNVYLIGLNCGGTLHPLQMRAMAAECFGLDPDSVLREEITDGKLFLVHEAEGTEKEAGMKIDELERQGRGRRDACKACDTKIPVMADLACGNWGVPQGEQKTFVEVLTEKGAAILDNALSNGAIEIENASEQGIELRKKIEASMQKLAARWNAELDVLKDLSPSERFAFYKAELQRCIHCGACKAVCPVCACEADAKCLEQHDETDSYAISMYNLLRLLHLMDSCIHCGRCEDVCPVDIPLTLIQRRFSERMQRHLDYTPGMEVTQTPPLNETKLRWRAEGE; encoded by the coding sequence ATGAAATCAAAGTACTACCTTGCGTGGGCAACGGATGATGAGATAAGGAAGAGAGGCGCGAACGGCGGCTTTGTCACTGCTACGCTGGTCAGTGCGTTGGAAACGGGCTTTATCGATCTTGCCGTGGTGATCGAGAAGAAGAGCGTTTATGAGGGCATACCCATACTGACGAGCGATCCTGAGGTAGTGAAGGACAGTAGCGGTTCTTTGCACGGCGTGCCGTTGAATCTCGCAAAGTACGTGCTGGAGTCCGCGCCGGATAAGCGAATTGGACTGCCAGTTAAGCCCTGTGACGCGCGTGGCATTATAGAACTGGCGAAACGGCAGCAGATAAACCTGAATAACGTGTATTTGATCGGGCTCAACTGCGGTGGTACACTACACCCGCTGCAAATGCGAGCGATGGCCGCGGAGTGTTTCGGGCTTGATCCTGATTCCGTACTGCGAGAAGAGATAACAGACGGGAAATTATTCCTGGTGCACGAAGCGGAAGGCACGGAGAAAGAGGCGGGTATGAAGATAGACGAGCTGGAAAGGCAAGGACGCGGTCGGAGAGACGCATGCAAGGCGTGCGATACGAAGATACCGGTAATGGCGGATTTAGCCTGCGGGAATTGGGGTGTGCCACAGGGCGAGCAGAAGACGTTTGTCGAGGTGCTGACAGAAAAAGGTGCGGCGATTCTGGACAACGCACTGAGCAATGGCGCAATCGAGATAGAGAACGCTTCAGAACAGGGTATCGAGCTGCGTAAGAAGATAGAAGCGAGCATGCAGAAATTAGCAGCACGCTGGAATGCCGAGCTGGACGTGCTGAAGGATTTGTCGCCTTCGGAGCGATTTGCGTTTTATAAAGCGGAATTGCAGCGCTGCATCCATTGTGGTGCGTGCAAAGCAGTCTGTCCGGTCTGCGCCTGTGAAGCGGATGCGAAATGCTTGGAACAGCATGATGAGACGGATTCGTACGCGATTTCGATGTATAACCTGCTCAGGCTACTGCATTTGATGGATTCCTGCATCCATTGCGGTCGGTGTGAGGACGTGTGCCCCGTGGACATACCGCTCACGCTCATCCAGAGACGATTCTCAGAGCGGATGCAGCGTCATTTGGATTACACGCCGGGCATGGAGGTCACGCAAACACCACCGTTGAACGAGACGAAGCTGCGATGGCGTGCTGAGGGGGAATAA
- a CDS encoding CDGSH iron-sulfur domain-containing protein, whose protein sequence is MTPIKREKPVIEVTLNGPYAVRDLKNFKTSRGESLKIEPEMWLCRCGHSSHKPFCDGTHGYINFRDEEGKESLNT, encoded by the coding sequence ATGACGCCTATAAAACGGGAAAAGCCGGTCATAGAAGTGACCCTGAACGGCCCGTATGCCGTTCGGGATCTCAAGAACTTCAAAACGTCCAGAGGGGAGTCACTTAAAATAGAACCGGAGATGTGGCTTTGCAGATGCGGGCACTCGTCGCACAAACCCTTCTGCGACGGCACGCACGGGTACATCAACTTCAGAGACGAGGAGGGAAAAGAATCCCTGAACACCTAA
- the gyrA gene encoding DNA gyrase subunit A, translating to MNEDEHEVNEEPGEERERVIEVSVAEEMTSSYIDYAMSVIVGRALPDVRDGLKPVHRRILYGMHELGVTHNRPHKKSARIVGDVLGKYHPHGDVAVYDTMVRMAQDFSYRYPLVHGQGNFGSIDGDSAAAMRYTEARLSKIAEELLVDLDKDTVDWSPNFDNTLKEPKIMPAKIPNLLINGSSGIAVGMATNMPPHNLSEVVDGIIRVIDEPDVSIGELMEIIPAPDFPTGGIISGYEGIKLAYETGRGSIRLRAKVDIEQKSKGKRDQIIIKEIPYQVNKSKLVEEIAEFVRKYKVDSITGLRDESDRKGMRIVISLRPGANAPIILNRLYKRTQLETTFGVINLALVDGEPRVLTLRELIEFYIKHRREVTIKRLQFELERAEKRKHILEGLIIAITNIDEVIQIIKASSDSKTAQDALIARFELSEAQAKEILDMRLSRLSALERDKIETERAELEQKIAWLTEVLASEARIFGVIKEELLDLKSKYGDARRTEIEDVVSLSERDFIEEEEVALYFTERDYVKRLPAKIFKQQLRGGKGIAVIDKREGDVISYFIRASTRERLILFTEAGRAYQVKTYVIPQTSRHAKGKPLVNLPGVGSAIEGEEKFAAALAIPEAVDDAIENAYIVFATKRGVVKRSALVSLKAIRVTGIVAVKVDQRKNDRLTDVALIKGEAQTGIILSAKNGKAILFHEDELREMGRYAAGVRGMRLEKGDAIASIEAVDLSLGDSRLVTITENGYGKRTKLETYRETHRGGKGVISIQTSARNGKVVCIKQVQNDDELMIATSDNMVTKIAVKKIPVQGRNTQGVRLMNVKAGERIVAVDVV from the coding sequence ATGAACGAAGACGAGCATGAGGTAAACGAGGAGCCGGGTGAAGAACGCGAACGAGTCATAGAGGTCAGCGTTGCGGAAGAGATGACGAGTTCATACATCGACTACGCAATGAGCGTAATTGTAGGGCGGGCACTCCCGGACGTTCGTGACGGTCTGAAACCCGTGCATCGGCGTATATTGTACGGCATGCACGAACTCGGCGTCACGCACAATCGGCCGCATAAGAAATCCGCGCGAATAGTCGGAGATGTCCTTGGTAAGTACCATCCTCACGGTGACGTTGCCGTGTACGATACTATGGTGAGAATGGCACAGGATTTCTCATACCGCTACCCGCTGGTTCATGGCCAGGGCAATTTCGGCAGCATAGACGGTGATTCCGCGGCTGCAATGCGATATACCGAAGCGCGACTCTCGAAGATAGCCGAGGAACTTCTGGTCGATCTTGACAAAGATACCGTCGACTGGAGCCCTAATTTTGATAATACACTGAAAGAGCCGAAGATTATGCCTGCAAAGATCCCGAACCTCCTGATCAACGGCTCGTCCGGTATTGCGGTGGGTATGGCCACGAATATGCCGCCACATAACTTATCAGAAGTGGTCGATGGCATTATACGAGTAATAGACGAGCCGGATGTGAGTATCGGAGAGTTGATGGAGATAATACCGGCCCCTGATTTCCCTACTGGCGGGATCATATCCGGCTACGAGGGTATAAAACTGGCGTATGAGACCGGCAGAGGCAGTATAAGGCTGAGAGCCAAGGTCGATATCGAGCAGAAAAGCAAAGGTAAACGAGATCAAATTATCATAAAGGAGATCCCGTACCAGGTAAACAAGAGCAAACTGGTGGAAGAGATAGCAGAGTTCGTCCGGAAATACAAGGTGGACAGCATTACAGGGCTGCGGGACGAATCAGACCGCAAGGGGATGCGGATTGTCATATCCTTGAGACCTGGTGCGAACGCTCCGATTATCTTGAACCGGCTCTATAAGCGCACGCAATTGGAAACCACATTTGGCGTCATCAATCTCGCGCTCGTGGACGGCGAACCGCGCGTATTAACGCTCAGGGAACTCATCGAATTTTATATAAAGCACCGTAGAGAGGTAACGATAAAACGGCTGCAGTTCGAATTAGAACGGGCAGAGAAGCGTAAACACATATTAGAAGGTTTGATCATCGCGATAACGAATATCGATGAGGTGATCCAGATAATAAAAGCGTCCAGCGATAGCAAAACCGCCCAAGACGCATTAATCGCGCGATTCGAACTGAGCGAGGCGCAAGCGAAAGAGATATTGGATATGCGGCTCTCGCGATTGAGCGCTCTGGAGCGTGACAAGATAGAAACCGAGCGCGCGGAGCTGGAACAAAAAATAGCGTGGCTGACGGAGGTTCTGGCAAGTGAGGCACGCATATTCGGCGTTATTAAAGAAGAATTGCTGGACCTGAAGTCGAAGTACGGCGATGCGAGAAGGACAGAGATAGAGGATGTGGTCTCGCTAAGCGAGCGTGATTTCATCGAGGAGGAGGAAGTAGCCCTTTATTTTACCGAGCGCGATTACGTGAAACGATTGCCCGCGAAGATCTTTAAGCAGCAACTGAGAGGAGGCAAGGGCATCGCCGTTATAGACAAGCGAGAAGGCGATGTCATCTCGTATTTCATACGTGCGTCCACGAGAGAACGTCTGATTCTGTTTACCGAAGCTGGCAGGGCATATCAGGTGAAGACGTACGTGATTCCTCAAACGAGCAGGCATGCAAAAGGGAAACCACTGGTGAACCTTCCTGGCGTGGGCTCAGCAATAGAGGGAGAGGAGAAGTTTGCAGCGGCTCTCGCCATACCTGAAGCTGTTGATGACGCTATAGAGAATGCCTATATCGTCTTCGCGACCAAACGAGGCGTGGTGAAGCGGAGCGCACTCGTGAGCCTGAAGGCGATACGCGTTACGGGCATCGTCGCCGTTAAGGTAGATCAAAGGAAGAACGATCGGCTCACCGACGTAGCGTTGATAAAAGGCGAAGCGCAGACCGGCATTATTTTAAGCGCGAAGAACGGGAAGGCGATACTCTTTCATGAAGATGAATTGCGGGAGATGGGTAGATACGCAGCAGGCGTACGCGGGATGAGATTGGAGAAGGGCGATGCGATAGCAAGTATCGAGGCGGTGGACTTGAGTTTGGGTGATTCACGACTCGTTACGATAACAGAGAACGGCTATGGCAAAAGAACGAAACTGGAGACTTACAGAGAGACGCATCGGGGTGGCAAAGGCGTGATTAGCATTCAAACCAGCGCACGGAACGGCAAGGTAGTGTGTATCAAGCAGGTACAGAATGATGACGAGTTGATGATTGCCACGTCGGACAATATGGTGACGAAAATCGCGGTGAAAAAAATCCCCGTTCAAGGACGGAACACGCAGGGTGTCCGCTTGATGAACGTGAAGGCAGGTGAGCGGATCGTAGCGGTGGACGTGGTTTAG
- the dnaK gene encoding molecular chaperone DnaK, giving the protein MAKTIGIDVGTSNSAAAALIGGKATIIPSAEGTSLGGKAFPSYVAFTKDGQRLVGEPAKRQAVSNPEGTISAIKRKMGTDYKVKVHGKEYTPQQITAFILQKIKTDAEAFLGDKVDKAVLTVPAYFNDNQRTATKDAGAIAGLEVVRIINEPTAAALAYGIDKTEKEQKILVFDFGGGTLDVTIMEFSEGVFEVISTSGDTQLGGTDMDTAIVEYVAEQFKKESGIDVRNDKMASQRLREACEKAKIELSNVLETDINLPFITADASGPKHLVTKLTRAKLEELVRPIVDKCKGSIDQALQDAKLTSKDVTKIVYVGGPTRMPIVQKFVENFVGTQGERGVDPMECVALGAAIQAGVLTGEVKDVVLLDVTPLSLGIETLGGVFTKLIERNTTIPTKKSEIFSTAADSQTSVEINVLQGEREFARDNTSLGRFHLMGLPPAPRGIPQIEVTFDIDSNGILNVAAKDLGTGKQQAITITASTKLSQSEIDKMMEDAKRFEEEDKRRREIVETKNQAESLVYTTERSLTDLGDKVTSDERTKIMAIIERLKETIKTEDVSKMKAEMEELTRAFHDISMRAYQQAGAQYQQQAGPQEAPKQGPVDAEYTVMDEEE; this is encoded by the coding sequence ATGGCCAAAACAATAGGTATAGATGTGGGAACGAGCAACTCGGCTGCGGCTGCGCTCATCGGTGGTAAGGCCACGATCATTCCAAGCGCAGAGGGGACAAGTCTGGGAGGCAAAGCGTTTCCTTCGTATGTGGCGTTCACGAAAGACGGTCAGAGACTGGTTGGCGAACCTGCAAAACGGCAAGCAGTATCCAATCCCGAAGGCACGATCAGTGCTATCAAACGGAAGATGGGAACCGATTATAAGGTAAAAGTTCATGGCAAGGAGTACACACCGCAGCAGATAACTGCGTTTATACTTCAGAAGATAAAAACAGATGCAGAAGCATTTTTAGGCGATAAAGTTGACAAAGCGGTCCTAACCGTGCCGGCGTACTTCAATGATAATCAGCGGACCGCAACGAAGGATGCAGGCGCGATCGCTGGCCTGGAAGTCGTCAGAATAATCAACGAGCCGACGGCTGCAGCACTTGCGTACGGGATCGATAAGACCGAGAAGGAGCAGAAGATACTGGTATTTGATTTTGGCGGTGGCACGCTGGACGTAACGATAATGGAGTTCAGCGAGGGCGTATTTGAGGTTATATCCACGAGTGGCGATACGCAATTGGGCGGCACGGACATGGATACGGCGATCGTTGAATATGTCGCCGAGCAATTCAAGAAGGAATCGGGAATCGATGTACGGAACGACAAGATGGCGTCGCAACGGTTACGCGAGGCGTGCGAGAAAGCGAAGATCGAGCTTTCCAATGTGCTTGAAACCGATATAAATCTGCCGTTCATCACTGCTGATGCCTCGGGCCCGAAGCATCTTGTTACGAAGCTGACGAGGGCGAAACTGGAAGAACTCGTACGACCGATTGTTGACAAATGTAAAGGCTCCATAGATCAGGCGTTACAGGATGCGAAACTCACGTCGAAGGACGTCACCAAGATCGTATACGTTGGTGGCCCGACGCGGATGCCGATCGTCCAGAAATTCGTGGAGAATTTTGTAGGTACGCAAGGAGAGCGCGGCGTTGATCCGATGGAATGCGTGGCGCTGGGCGCGGCGATACAGGCGGGCGTATTAACCGGTGAAGTCAAGGACGTCGTGCTTTTGGATGTCACGCCGCTTTCGCTCGGTATTGAGACTCTCGGCGGCGTTTTTACCAAATTGATCGAACGAAATACCACGATTCCTACAAAGAAGAGCGAGATATTCTCAACTGCTGCGGATAGTCAAACGAGCGTCGAGATTAATGTGCTTCAGGGTGAGCGCGAGTTCGCTCGGGATAACACCAGCCTGGGGCGATTCCATCTGATGGGCCTTCCGCCAGCACCGCGCGGTATTCCGCAGATCGAGGTTACCTTCGATATCGATTCCAATGGCATTTTAAATGTCGCTGCGAAGGATCTGGGCACGGGCAAGCAGCAGGCGATTACGATCACCGCGTCTACCAAGCTCTCGCAAAGTGAGATAGATAAGATGATGGAGGACGCAAAGCGATTTGAAGAGGAGGACAAGCGACGTCGAGAGATCGTGGAGACGAAGAACCAAGCGGAGAGTCTCGTTTATACCACGGAACGATCCCTCACTGATCTGGGCGACAAGGTCACGAGCGATGAGCGCACGAAGATAATGGCGATCATAGAGCGACTCAAGGAGACGATCAAGACGGAAGACGTGAGCAAGATGAAGGCTGAGATGGAGGAACTGACGCGTGCGTTCCACGATATCTCAATGCGTGCCTATCAGCAAGCTGGCGCGCAATATCAGCAGCAAGCGGGACCACAGGAAGCGCCGAAACAAGGCCCTGTGGATGCGGAATACACGGTGATGGATGAAGAGGAATAA
- a CDS encoding rubredoxin: MDVKEQGRASGTRYRCNVCNMFEYDAIRGDSNTGIKPGTKPEDFPDDWRCPICGSDKTHLVPLEGEPGIEEQTTEITCPQCGAKTKIAVSYPKKAEVTSYQGVRGGKSDALETHMADIHRIAVTGESIIEPMRTTKQVISWGDILIKGAQLARIPLSAEEPVNTRTVIGPKAKHPLIIETPIYVTHMSFGALSREVKIALAKGSAAVKTAMCSGEGGILQESRENAYKYIFEYVPNRYSVTDENLKSADAFELKIGQSTKPGMGAHLPAEKVTKEIAEIRGYPEGTDIVSPAHFEDIRTKDELKSKVAWLREQSGGKPIGVKIAAGNIEADLEVAAYAQPDFITIDGRPGGTAASPKFVKDATSVPTLFALYRARKFLDERGVKDLSLVITGGLRVSSDFAKALALGADAVAIGTAALMACACQQYRLCDTGNCPVGVTTHDPALRSRLNVEISAKRLENFLHVSTEELKDFARLTGNDDVHKLSITDLCTTNSEISDHTAIEHV, translated from the coding sequence ATGGACGTAAAAGAGCAAGGCCGCGCGAGCGGGACGCGGTACCGTTGCAATGTCTGCAACATGTTCGAATACGATGCAATAAGAGGCGATTCGAACACAGGTATTAAGCCAGGCACGAAGCCCGAAGACTTCCCAGACGACTGGCGGTGCCCCATCTGCGGCTCTGATAAGACACATTTGGTGCCCCTTGAAGGAGAACCGGGAATTGAGGAGCAAACAACGGAAATAACGTGCCCTCAGTGTGGTGCAAAAACGAAAATTGCCGTTTCTTATCCGAAAAAGGCTGAGGTCACCAGTTACCAGGGTGTGAGGGGAGGGAAATCAGACGCTTTAGAGACCCATATGGCCGATATCCACAGAATAGCGGTAACCGGAGAATCGATCATCGAGCCGATGCGCACAACCAAACAGGTAATCTCCTGGGGCGACATCCTGATAAAGGGCGCGCAGCTTGCGAGAATACCGCTGAGCGCGGAAGAACCCGTGAACACGAGGACGGTTATAGGCCCAAAAGCAAAGCATCCGTTGATCATCGAGACGCCGATTTATGTGACGCATATGTCCTTCGGCGCACTGTCACGCGAGGTCAAGATCGCCCTGGCAAAGGGGAGCGCCGCCGTTAAAACGGCAATGTGCTCAGGCGAAGGCGGAATCCTGCAGGAATCACGTGAAAACGCCTACAAGTACATCTTCGAATACGTGCCGAACCGGTATAGTGTTACGGACGAGAACCTGAAGAGCGCGGATGCCTTTGAACTGAAAATAGGGCAATCGACGAAACCGGGCATGGGTGCTCACCTGCCCGCGGAGAAAGTGACGAAAGAGATTGCGGAGATACGCGGCTATCCGGAAGGGACCGATATCGTGAGCCCCGCGCATTTTGAGGATATACGAACAAAAGACGAGCTGAAGAGCAAGGTCGCGTGGCTGCGGGAGCAATCGGGCGGCAAGCCCATTGGGGTTAAAATCGCCGCGGGCAATATCGAAGCTGATCTGGAGGTTGCCGCGTATGCACAGCCGGACTTTATCACGATTGATGGTCGGCCCGGTGGAACGGCGGCCTCGCCGAAGTTCGTTAAGGATGCTACCTCAGTGCCCACCCTGTTTGCACTGTATCGAGCACGGAAGTTCCTGGATGAACGCGGTGTGAAAGATCTATCGCTCGTTATCACCGGTGGTTTGCGGGTTTCCTCGGATTTCGCCAAAGCGCTGGCTCTTGGTGCCGATGCCGTGGCTATTGGTACTGCAGCCTTAATGGCGTGCGCGTGCCAGCAGTACCGGCTCTGCGATACCGGCAACTGTCCCGTTGGCGTGACCACGCACGATCCCGCGTTACGGTCGAGGCTGAACGTAGAGATCTCGGCGAAGAGATTAGAGAACTTCTTGCACGTTTCTACCGAGGAATTGAAGGATTTCGCACGGCTCACGGGGAATGATGACGTGCACAAGCTGAGCATTACCGATTTGTGCACAACGAACTCTGAGATCTCCGACCACACAGCGATAGAGCACGTTTGA
- a CDS encoding hydrogenase iron-sulfur subunit: MAEEEWEPKILAFCCNWCSYAGADAAGLERRQIPPTVRVIRVMCSGRIDPAFVLRGFLEGADAVLVTGCHIGDCHYVDANYKTRNRYEFLKEFVEELGLEPDRLQLRWISASEGPIFADMVREVTEKVKKLGPSPLRRAWKS; the protein is encoded by the coding sequence GTGGCTGAAGAGGAGTGGGAGCCGAAGATTCTGGCGTTCTGCTGTAACTGGTGCTCGTACGCAGGTGCGGATGCCGCAGGGTTGGAGCGAAGGCAAATTCCGCCCACTGTACGCGTAATACGGGTAATGTGCTCCGGGCGGATCGACCCTGCGTTCGTCTTGCGGGGCTTTTTGGAGGGCGCGGACGCCGTTCTGGTTACCGGCTGCCATATCGGCGATTGCCATTACGTGGATGCGAATTACAAGACGAGGAACAGATACGAGTTTTTGAAGGAGTTCGTAGAGGAACTCGGCTTGGAACCCGACCGACTCCAGTTACGCTGGATTTCGGCGTCGGAAGGCCCGATCTTCGCGGATATGGTAAGAGAGGTGACGGAGAAGGTAAAGAAGCTCGGACCAAGTCCTCTGAGGCGCGCGTGGAAGTCGTAG